The genomic DNA ATCGCCCATTCTACGGTTTCCGCAAAACGTTTGAAGAAAGACATTGAATATCATGAAATTTTATGTGGCGTCGAGCTTTAAAAACATTCCCATGGTGAGGGCCGTGACCGAGTCTCTTCGTGCAGCGGGACACCGACTGACGTATGATTGGACGCAAAATGAGCGGGCGAGCACGGCGAAAGACCTTGAACGTATCGGTCAAGACGAGAAAAGGGCGATCTTAGAGGCGGATGTGGTGATCGTCTTGCTTCCTGGAGGCAAAGGCACTCATGTCGAGCTTGGCCTCGCACTTGCGTGGGAAAAAAGCATATACCTTTATTCGAAAGTACCATTGTCTTTGAATGATAGCACCACGTTTTATCATCTGCCGGAGATCCGGCACATCACAGGAGAATTGGACGAGTTTCTACTATTGATAAACAACCATAACACATATCAGGAGGCATCATATGAGCAGCATTGAATGGATCATCTTTAACATCGAGGAAGTAAGAAGAAGGAGCACCAACGTGTGGAGGAGCATTCCAGAGGATAAGCTACATTGGAGACCGGATGCGGAAGCGATGAGCATGCTTGAAATGATCAGGCATGTACTGGAAAGCGAGCATTACTACCACCTGGCTATTCAGAACAAAGGAAGCCTTGATACATTTGACTCCCCGTTTGAAAGCCGGCCGTACACCAACGTAGAGGATGAGCTTGCCTTTGCTGCCGGGTACCACGAGGCATTTCTTGAGACCATCCGTTCTTATACGGAAAAGGATCTAAAGGAAATCAGCATCGATCGAAGTGAATCAGGATACGTCCGGGAATTGGGTGATATGCTCCTGCGTATTCCTTACCATGAGGCGGTACATACTGGTCAACTCCTCGACTATCTGCGCTCGGCCGGGGTCGATCGTGTGAGGGTATGGGATTGAGCAGTCAGGCGCTCCTCATCATAGATGTCCAACAAGCCATGTTCCAGAAAGGGGAAGAAGTGCACAATGCGGAAGCATTATTGCAGACTATCACTTCCCTCAAAGCAAACGCAGAGGCACTGGAAATCCCCGTTTTTCTGATCCAGCATGAGGCAGCTGAAGGGAAACCACTGGAACGCGGGACAACGAGTTGGGAGATCCATCCACGGGTGGAGGGAGGAACGGTCATCCATAAAACGACCCCTGATTCCTTTCACCAGACAAATCTGCATGAGCAGCTTCAGTCAAAGGGAGTGGAGGAACTCTTCCTTACCGGTATCCAATCAGAAGTGTGTGTAGATACGACATGCCGGCGTGCATTCAGCATGGGGTACGAAGTGACGCTCGTCTCCGATGCCCACAGCACGTGGGATTCAGGAGTGTTGAAAGCGGAAGACATCATCCGTCATCACAATGCAGTCCTTCGATGGTTTGCCAACGTAACACGATCAAAGGAAATAATCGAAAAATGGGAGGGTGAAAGAAGCTGAATGGGGCTTCTTTTTTTTTTTTTAATTGGATGTTAATTGTTTTATTTTCCAAAAACATCTTGTTTTGTCAGGTCTCTTCTTTTATACTGTGCATATACATATACACAGTATAACACTTGAACATGGAGGTATTCGGATATGAATATGATGAAAGAAAGTATTTGGCTGGCACGCTTCGATTTCAAATATGTTTTGAAACATATTCCGATTGTGTTGTTAATGGCTGCACTGTATGCATACTTTTTCGCTGAGCTTATGGAGGGCTATTTGGTAAAGGCCAAACCTGCGTTTGACTTGTTCTTTTTCCTTTATATTTTTTTCATGCCCGCTTGGTCACGTACGAAAGATAGTCTCGCACAAAAGATTAATGGGGATCTCTACGCAGCGCCTGTTTTTTTACTATTAAATCAGCTGCCCATCAAGAAAACAGTGATTATCACCAGCAGGTTGCTCTGTCTCTATATCCCCATCACCATAGGTACGGCAGCAGTCATGGTCATGACCTATTACTGGTCAGAAGATTTAAAAGGAGTATTAACATTTGGAGAAATGCTTGTCCTTACTTCGTTCTGGACCGGTATAGCCCTTTCTTTCTGCAGTGCATCCGTCACCATGGAAATGGGAGAGCGCATCTCGAAGAAGAGGATTATCACCTCGTTTATATGGCTCTTGGCAGGAGCAGCGGCTTTGTTCTACTTGATGAAATATGTGCTTCAAACGGGAATCTTGAAATGGTCGATTTACTTTAGCGCGGATTATCCGGTCCTGATGATCCTTATGGCCATTCTGATTCCAACCCTAAGCACATGGTGGGCATACCGTCATGCGCTGAAACAAATGAACAAAATGGATTATATGTAAGCAGGGGGAAAAACAATGAATATACCGATCCGATTATCAAAGGATTCGCGGGAACCGATTTATCATCAAATCGAGCATCAGTTGAAAGCCCTCATTGCGAGCGGTCAGCTTGCGGCCGGATCTCCCCTGCCGTCGATCCGGGTACTAGCGAAGGATCTCGAAATCAGCTCGATTACAATCCGGCGGGCCTATCAGAACCTGGAATACGAAGGTTTTATCCGGACGTCGCAGGGGAAGGGGACCTTTGTTGCAGAAATCGACGCCGGCAAGAAGGAGTCGGTTGCATCGCAAGCCGTCCATGATGCGTTAAAAAAAGCCGTCACAATCGCGAGGCAGCATGAGTTAAGCAATAGCGAAATCAGTGAACTCATGGAATCCATTTTAAAGGAGGAAGAGGAATGAACGACCCGATCACCATACAAGATGTAGAGAAAACCGTTGGGGGGCTCACGGTCTCCATCCCACATATGACCATACCCGTTGGGACGATTTGCGCTCTCGTAGGAACGAACGGAGCGGGGAAGAGCACGCTCTTCAAGATGATCATGAATCTGGTAAAGCCGGATAAAGGGACTATCTCGATCTTCGGAAAGCCTGTAAATGGTGATGATGAGGAATGGAAATCCCACCTATCCTATCAGTCTCAGCAGATGGATGGAGTAGATTTTCTTACAGGTGAAGATCTCCGACAGCTGATGTCCCGCTACTATCCGGACTGGGACGAATCGTTATTTCAGCGGGTCGTTTCCACCTTGGAAATCCCGCTGAACAAAAAAGGCAAAAAACTCAGCCCGGGAATGCAGGCGAAGCTCAGTATAGCCCTCACCTTGGGATGCAATGCCCCTGTGATGCTGCTGGATGAACCGACGGCTTCCATGGACATTCCGTCCCGTAAGCTCGTCATCGATCTTCTTGCCGAAATTATGGAGACGGGGGAGAAGACGATTCTATTGGCCACGCATCATGTGGATGATCTGAAGAAGCTCGCAGACTACTTGATTTTCTTTGATGGGGATGAAGTGGGGGAGCCGGTTGAGAAGGATGAGTTGGTCGCCTCACACCGACTTTTGTGGCTGGATCAACCTGTCCCTTTTGACGAACCGTTGCCTGGTGAGCTGAAACGGACTTACGGCAAGGTGATCTTGACAAACGATCCAGATCAAACAAGGGATGCCCTCCGTCAGCACTCTATTTCTATCATGGAAGAGCAGGTGCCGGATTTGGAAACGGTCGTTACT from Rossellomorea marisflavi includes the following:
- a CDS encoding cysteine hydrolase family protein, with protein sequence MGLSSQALLIIDVQQAMFQKGEEVHNAEALLQTITSLKANAEALEIPVFLIQHEAAEGKPLERGTTSWEIHPRVEGGTVIHKTTPDSFHQTNLHEQLQSKGVEELFLTGIQSEVCVDTTCRRAFSMGYEVTLVSDAHSTWDSGVLKAEDIIRHHNAVLRWFANVTRSKEIIEKWEGERS
- a CDS encoding GntR family transcriptional regulator yields the protein MNIPIRLSKDSREPIYHQIEHQLKALIASGQLAAGSPLPSIRVLAKDLEISSITIRRAYQNLEYEGFIRTSQGKGTFVAEIDAGKKESVASQAVHDALKKAVTIARQHELSNSEISELMESILKEEEE
- a CDS encoding DinB family protein, with the translated sequence MSSIEWIIFNIEEVRRRSTNVWRSIPEDKLHWRPDAEAMSMLEMIRHVLESEHYYHLAIQNKGSLDTFDSPFESRPYTNVEDELAFAAGYHEAFLETIRSYTEKDLKEISIDRSESGYVRELGDMLLRIPYHEAVHTGQLLDYLRSAGVDRVRVWD
- a CDS encoding nucleoside 2-deoxyribosyltransferase; the encoded protein is MKFYVASSFKNIPMVRAVTESLRAAGHRLTYDWTQNERASTAKDLERIGQDEKRAILEADVVIVLLPGGKGTHVELGLALAWEKSIYLYSKVPLSLNDSTTFYHLPEIRHITGELDEFLLLINNHNTYQEASYEQH
- a CDS encoding ATP-binding cassette domain-containing protein produces the protein MNDPITIQDVEKTVGGLTVSIPHMTIPVGTICALVGTNGAGKSTLFKMIMNLVKPDKGTISIFGKPVNGDDEEWKSHLSYQSQQMDGVDFLTGEDLRQLMSRYYPDWDESLFQRVVSTLEIPLNKKGKKLSPGMQAKLSIALTLGCNAPVMLLDEPTASMDIPSRKLVIDLLAEIMETGEKTILLATHHVDDLKKLADYLIFFDGDEVGEPVEKDELVASHRLLWLDQPVPFDEPLPGELKRTYGKVILTNDPDQTRDALRQHSISIMEEQVPDLETVVTELLTKGVKHYA